One window from the genome of Eucalyptus grandis isolate ANBG69807.140 chromosome 7, ASM1654582v1, whole genome shotgun sequence encodes:
- the LOC104454206 gene encoding tetraspanin-5, whose translation MVYPRFLSNNVVGFLNLLSLLASIPIIGAGLWMARSGTTCQRTLQTPLLIIGFVILIVSLVGFIGACFHIVSALWLYLVVMLCLIVALMAFTAFGFVITAPGGGVEVPGHKYEEYKLDAYSPWLRDRVKDPRYWTKIKSCIFSSGTCKKIASWTPTDYSTRDLSPIQSGCCKPPTSCVYNVQTVVPQDPDCYKWNNGPAMLCYDCDSCKAGALEDARRTWHKVSLLNVFVLLFLILFYSVSCCAFRNARREQERYNFFGFDPTKLWHGRPTNYCWCC comes from the exons ATGGTGTATCCCCGTTTCCTTAGCAACAACGTGGTCGGTTTCTTGAACCTCCTCTCGCTCTTGGCTTCAATACCCATCATCGGAGCTGGCCTGTGGATGGCGAGGAGCGGCACCACCTGCCAACGCACCCTCCAAACCCCCCTCCTCATCATCGGCTTCGTCATCCTCATCGTTTCCCTGGTGGGATTCATTGGGGCGTGCTTCCACATCGTGTCGGCGCTCTGGCTCTACTTGGTGGTCATGCTGTGCCTCATAGTCGCCTTGATGGCCTTCACTGCGTTCGGGTTTGTAATCACCGCACCGGGCGGCGGGGTGGAGGTCCCTGGCCACAAGTACGAGGAGTACAAGCTCGATGCGTACTCGCCGTGGCTGAGGGACAGGGTCAAGGACCCTCGCTATTGGACGAAAATCAAGAGTTGCATTTTCAGTTCAGGGACTTGCAAGAAGATTGCATCTTGGACGCCTACTGATTACTCGACAAGGGATTTGTCTCCTATACAG TCGGGATGCTGCAAGCCGCCGACGTCCTGCGTGTACAATGTGCAGACGGTGGTGCCGCAAGACCCGGACTGCTACAAGTGGAACAACGGCCCGGCGATGCTGTGCTACGACTGCGACTCGTGCAAGGCGGGAGCGCTCGAGGACGCGAGGAGGACGTGGCACAAGGTCTCGCTCCTAAACGTCTTCGTCCTCCTGTTCCTCATTCTGTTCTACTCCGTCAGCTGCTGCGCCTTCCGGAACGCTAGGAGAGAACAGGAACGCTATAACTTTTTCGGATTTGACCCTACCAAGTTATGGCACGGAAGACCCACGAACTACTGTTG GTGTTGTTGA